DNA from Thunnus thynnus chromosome 2, fThuThy2.1, whole genome shotgun sequence:
CAATATTACTAAGGAGCCACTCTGTAGAGTGATTCTCTGAGCCAAAGCCTCTGGTCAGGATGTGAGAGTAATTCTGAGAAACAGGCTCCTcgaaggaaaaaggaaaaaattaaaGTCAAAATATGAGGTGAAACCATTGGGTCGTGCTGCATTGCATCACTGTGTTGATGTTACTCAGTgtataaaagagagaaatccTTTGAGTTGAACCATCAGAGTCCAGACTGAAGGAAGACAGTGGAGTGTGAGCCAGCACCTGTCTACAGACACAACTATGAAGTCAGCTGTCATTGCCTTTCTCACCTGCCTGCTTGTCCTCTATGTACAAGGTTAGTGCTCCGTGATCGTCTCGTCCTTTGTGATGGAGCTTGTGTTTTAGAAATGCTACAGAATAAAACTTTGAAGCTGCAGTAATCAATAATGTTATGTCCTCATGGATCAAGTGACTATGTGTTATTGTAAAGGGGTCGCTGGTAGTGATGAACTGGACTCAGTTTTACTCTACAtgcagcaccaaacagcagaaactagctggtgaacatagtgcagcatttataaaggagagtgaatgttatGTGATGATATGttacatgttgtgtttacaggttgttCCATTGCCTCCATGTAGACTCAAAGAGACTAATTTTAACTATATCCTGTAGTTTAATccataaaaatacatcagagTTTAATGGTTGATTATATTTTGTAGTAATAATCTAAATGTGTAAagttgtcagataaatgtagtagagtgaGAAGTACAATGTTTACCTCCAAAATATACtgaagtagaaatataaagtagcataaaaagtGAATCTGAAGTctattaaatgaattaaaagatgATCAGCAGCTAATAAGGTTGTGTCTTTTCTTCCTGCAGGAAAATCAGACACCACAAAGAAATGCAAGTGTTTAAACGGTTATGTCGGCCGGATCAACACAAAGGTCATCAAGGGAATGCCAGACATACGCCAACCAAATGTCTTCTGTCTAAAGACAGAAATTATGTAAGTTCATGAGCTGAATTAAACCACATTTATGGACATGTCATTCTTCTGCATTACTCAGCTTCTCTCTAACGCGCCTCTTTCTTCTCTCGCAGTATCACAGTAGCAGATCAGGAGAAGTGTGTGAATCCAGCGTCACCACTGGGAAAAATCATTCTGCAAAACATGTAAGATCAGCTTGACTTAACTAACTTAGGACAACAGAACAGTGTTCATGCTCAGAGTCTTCAAGATGAAATACTGCTGTGAATGTTTCTGATCTCTGTTGCTTTATACTAATAGTTCAATGTCATTTGTTGATTCAGGCAAAAGAAGAATGAAGCTGTGAGCATGACGACGACTACCAGTCAAACTAATACACAGAGTTCAACGAGTCAGCACACAACATCCACCATGTAGAGCTGCTGCAGTACTTTTATCATGTAAATACAATAAGTGCTTATCACAAtaatttgtgtatatttttaacattttttggtACCAAAAATAAAACCCCTGATTGTActttttagtgttttgtgttttgttacacaAACTGACTTGTCATTTTTGATGAAGGCACTAAGAATTGAGATTTCTTTAACAGGGTGAATGAATAATAACTGCTACTACTACTTTTATTTCATATatgtatttgttcatttttatttttattatttcctctcattattgctgaaatatacagtattgtgTGAGTGGGTGTTGAATGACCCACTGTGATGGGTTTCCTATGAGGCACCAAAAGACATGTGACAGTTTTGTCCTACAGATGGCAGCACAGCCACTAGTTATCACAGTCTGCCTTAAAGTAGTTCCATGCAACATGAAAGGTTTGCATAGCTTTGTTACATGGAGGAAAATATTAAACCAGCTCAAATAAATGCAAGGTGAGGCAGCCTAccaacaggaaacacatttgTCTGACAATGAACACAAAAACTGTCCAGATTATGGACTTCACTGATGTTTTATTCCTCCTATTTATCCAGCCATAGAAGAGGGGGCCCGATCCTGATACAGAAACCCATCCAGTCCTTCACTGAGGCATCATTTTGAGATAGAGAGGGAGGATATGTGATGATTAACACAACAATAGACAAAATTTAGGTGTCGCTGCTAAAGGTATGAAGCTCCACCTGAGAATAACCTGCCATTTATGAAGATCATATTTGACCTGACGGTGAAAAAGCCTCAAGGTAAACTGTTAATAGGTGAGGATTTTAATTGTGTGATAAATGGGTCATCAGATAGAAGTCCTTTATCTCAAAAATACATTCATCAGCATTAAGTAGAACTCTCATATTGCTGGAGACAGGGATTATAATCTCACTCCCATCCTCATGTAGCGGCCAGGTTACACCTATcatgttctttgtgttttcagttaacAGGCAGGAGGCAGCGCAGGGTCTCAGGTCtggtaaaatatatacaaagcTAGTAGcactgctgaacacacacacatctcatcaACACTCTTCTGGACTCAAGGGCTCAATGTGTTGTCTCTGGCCCTATGCCTTCTCCTTGCTGGGGAGACATAAAATTCAGCTGTTTACTCAATCTGCACATCTGGCTAAAAGGCTACTGCAGATCACTGGGAATTCCTTTTGTTGACAATTTCACTACATTTCTGGACAGACCTACGCTTTTCAGGTATGATGGTCTTCACCTAAACTGGTCTGGCTCTCGTCTTCTATCTACCAACATGGCACTGACGCTGAAATCATGCAAATCCTTGTGTAACTGACATGGGGTTAGTCCGTTCCATTATAGTAAGAACTCTGCTCTTAAGTGTGATACTCCTGGGATTGTAAACGCCACATACTGTGTAAATCCTGAAACTTTTCTGAACAGGAATGGAACGGTTCGGGCACCTGACAGTAGCCAGTCTATTGACCCGGTCTCACTGATTCCCGTCATTACAAACTTTAGGCCCAAGAAATGCCTCCTTGCTCACACAACTAGAGCTATCAGTAGTAACTTGATCCATATTACCTACAGTCATAAACAGTCTATGCAATCCATCACTCCAGCTAAGTTTGCTCTATTCAATGCTAGGTCTCTGTCAAACAAAACCTTTATCCTGAATGATCTGATCACATCACATAATTTGGATTTTCTgattttgacagaaaaatggcTGAAGACTGGGGAGTGCTGCCATTTAATTGAACTCTGCCCTCCTGAATAAAGTTATTTTAACTCCCCAAGGTCCACTGGCTGTAGTGGTGGCCTTGCAGTCGCCTACAGCAACCATTTTAATTGTAAACATATCACTATTGATAATTTTCAGAATTTCGAGATGCTTATGTTCAAAATCAACTGTCAAAACCCTATCTGCTGTATCTCAATCTACCGTCCCCCTAAACCAAACAACAGCTTCTCTGAATTCCTATCCTCCATTGTTCTCAACCATGATAGAATTATTCTTGTAGGGGATTTCAACATCCATGTTGATGATACATCCAACCATTTTGCTACTGAATTCCTAAACATTACTGATTCTTTCAATCTGGTGCAGCATGTTTCTGGTTCAACACATAACCGAGGCCACACCCTTGACCTCATTTTTACTCTTGGCCTGACCATTAATTCCCTCTCATTGATTGATCTTGTCTCTGATCATAAATGTATTCTATTTGACTCCTACATCCAGGCAACTGCTCCAAGTCAGAAGCGAACAGTATGTTCCCGCATTTTTAATAACCAGTCTGCTTCAAATTTCTCATCTATTTTCTCTGATTTATATAGTGGCCATATTCAACCGTCTAACATTAATGATTTGGTCAGTAATTTCAATAATCTGTGTTCCTTTGCGTTGGATGCCATCGCACCTTTCACAACCAGGTCAGTAGCAGCTACCAAATCATCACCATGGATAAATGATGCTATCCGTAGCTGAAAGCAGGAATGCAGGAGGGCAgatggaaaaagacaaaactcaaTGTTCACTTCCAATACATGAAAGAACTTTTAACGTACTCAATCAAAAAACCAAGGATGCAAGATCAGTTTATTTCTCAGACTTAATTACCGCTAATAAACACAATCCTTGAGCTCtgtttaaaacaattaatcagctTGTACAACCTGCTACTATCTCTGCCACCTCAACTGAAGACTGTGAATTGCATTTATCATTTTTGCGTCAACAAGATCAATAGCATTAGATCCAACATTGTGCTGCCATCCACCACTTTTGATCCACCTAGTAGTGTTTCAAATTTACTAACCCATTTTGCCCCAATTACCATGCAAAACCATATAGAGACAATTTCTCATTTGCGCCTGTCCTCCTGCAATCTTGATATCTTACCCCCCAAATTCTTTTTGGAGGTCCTTCCTGTCATTAGCCCTGCTGTACTCACTATTATAAACATGTCCCTCACCTCTGGTTATGTCCCTGATCAGTTTAAGACAGCCAGTATCCAGCCACTTCTAAAAAAAACCTGGCCTTGATCCAGCTGTTTTAAACAATTTCAGACCCATCTCAAAATTACctttcatttccaaaatacTGGAAAAAGTTGTTGCTGAGCAGCTTCTTGAAGTTGTGGAAAGAAATATTATCTTTGATAAATTTCAATCTGGTTTTCGTCAAAATCATAGTACTGAAACTGCTGTGTTACGTGTCATGAATGACATGACTCCATCCTCATTAATCGACTAAAAACGTGTTGGTATCTCAGGGAAAGCTtagtttatgtcatatttgtcaaatagaagtttttctgtctctatgGGTAACTATGTGTCCTCATCCACTCCGCTGCTATGAGGGGTGCCCCAGGGGTCAATACTTGGTCcaattcttttctctttgtatatGCTGCCCTCGGACCAGAAAATCAGTCACTTTGGTTGTATATCCtgtcattgctatgcagatgacactcagctatatttttctgtaaaaccaGATGATTTTGGCAACCTACACACTCTCCACAGCTGTTTAGCTGCGATAAAGGACTGGATGTCTGTCAACTTTCTTCAGTTAAATTCTGACAAAACTGAGCTTCTCATTTTTGGCCCTGAAAATACTGCTAAAGGCATTATTCAGCATATTGGCCCACTTGCCCCCTATGTCAAAACTAATACCAGGAATCTCGGCGTTATATTTGACCCTAAATTGAAATTTGAACACCATTTCAATAAAATGGTTCAATCCTGCTTTTTTCAACATaggaacattgcaaaaatcagaccATTACTGTCAGCCTCTGACCTAGAGCATATCATTCATGCCTTCATTTTTTCCCGTCTGGATTGCTCCCTTTTCACTTGCCTTAGCCAAGCTGACCTGTCACGTCTTCAGcttgtacaaaatgcagcagctacGCTATTAACTAGGACTGGCCGCAGATCCCACATCACTCTTGTTTTAGCCTCACTGCCAGTCAAGTTCAGGATTGATTTCAAGATTCTCTTAATCACTTATAAGGCCTTACACGGTTTAGCTCCTGCATATATATCTGAGCTACTAAGCCCGTATACTACCATGCGGTCACTTAGGTCTTCCAACCAAAACCTGTTGGCCATACCACGTaccaaactaaaaaccaaaggcGACTGTGCTTCCGTTGCCCTGGCacccagactttggaacaatctccccacttccatcagatcagctgaatctgttgactgtttcaaaaaacacctaaaaacctCCTTTTTTAGAGTGGCTTTCTCATAACATTTGATAAATGTGTGCTCTGGGTGATGACTGTATGCTTGCTGTGTTCGTATGTGTgagatgtctgtatgtgttcttgaatgtgtctttcatggtttttgtgtcctattttctttgtgtcctaatgtcactgtaaagcactttgtaacctgtgttaaaaaaggtgttatataaataaaattttacttacttacacacacacatataacagcaaaaaaataataaacaggaaTAATTTGATGAAATTCATTAGTTATGTCTACATTAATCTGGAAAACTCACACTACATATTCCAGGactgactatttttttttaaactggtcAGTGACCTGAAGAGGGCAATAGACTGTCAAATAGACAATATAACGTTATCTGACCGTGCACCGTATCCATGCAAAGAAGTAGGATTATCCACTACCTGCAGTAAATGAGGCTGAACTCCTCCCTGAACAGGGTAACAGACACCATATCCTGGCTTCTCAATTAACAAAACAACATGGAATTactacaattattttttttgattatatactgtatctgtcttTATTGAACTATGAACAAAACACTATTGTGATAGTTAACTGATGTCACGTAGTCTGTGCACAGGTTACTTGCTGTCCAGGAACACAGATTTAGAAGTCCACACTCAAGTAACTCAAACACTCCAACTTCCCCACACTACAGTGGAAAAGGGGAAATGGTGATTCTAAACTGAGCTGAGCTCAGCTGATGTAGAGGCTATAACATTACTGACCTGGTGAACAAATTTCTTCAGAACACtgcagaggaaataaaaatagaaaataa
Protein-coding regions in this window:
- the LOC137172669 gene encoding C-X-C motif chemokine 2-like, with amino-acid sequence MKSAVIAFLTCLLVLYVQGKSDTTKKCKCLNGYVGRINTKVIKGMPDIRQPNVFCLKTEIIITVADQEKCVNPASPLGKIILQNMQKKNEAVSMTTTTSQTNTQSSTSQHTTSTM